In the genome of Telluria beijingensis, one region contains:
- the fba gene encoding class II fructose-bisphosphate aldolase (catalyzes the reversible aldol condensation of dihydroxyacetonephosphate and glyceraldehyde 3-phosphate in the Calvin cycle, glycolysis, and/or gluconeogenesis) codes for MALVSLRQLLDHAAENGYGLPAFNVNNLEQVQAIMAAADAANSPVIMQASAGARKYAGEAFLRHLIDAAVEAYPHIPVVMHQDHGQSPAVCMAAIRSGFSSVMMDGSLEADGKSVASYEYNVEVSKEVVKFAHSIGVTVEAELGVLGSLETMKGDKEDGHGADGTMTREQLLTDVDQAADFVKRTQCDALAIAIGTSHGAYKFTRKPTGDILAIDRIKEIHARIPNTHLVMHGSSSVPQELLAIIREFGGDMKETYGVPVEEIQEGIKHGVRKINIDTDIRLAMTAAIRKYMFQNPSKFDPRDYLKPAREAAMEVCKARFLSFGCEGQASKIKPIPLEKMAERYKAGELAQIVQ; via the coding sequence ATGGCACTCGTATCACTGCGTCAATTGCTGGACCACGCCGCCGAAAACGGCTACGGCTTGCCCGCATTTAACGTCAACAACCTGGAGCAGGTGCAGGCCATCATGGCTGCCGCCGACGCTGCCAACAGCCCGGTCATCATGCAGGCCTCGGCCGGCGCGCGCAAGTACGCGGGCGAAGCCTTCCTGCGCCACCTGATCGACGCCGCCGTCGAAGCCTATCCGCACATCCCGGTCGTCATGCACCAGGACCACGGGCAGTCGCCGGCGGTCTGCATGGCCGCGATCCGCTCGGGCTTTTCCTCGGTGATGATGGACGGTTCGCTCGAAGCCGACGGCAAGAGCGTCGCCAGCTACGAATACAACGTCGAAGTGTCGAAGGAAGTCGTCAAGTTCGCGCACTCGATCGGCGTGACCGTCGAAGCCGAACTCGGCGTGCTGGGCTCGCTCGAGACGATGAAGGGCGACAAGGAAGACGGCCACGGCGCGGACGGCACCATGACCCGCGAACAGCTCTTGACCGACGTCGACCAGGCGGCCGACTTCGTCAAGCGCACCCAGTGCGACGCGCTGGCGATCGCGATCGGCACCTCGCACGGCGCCTATAAATTCACGCGCAAGCCAACCGGCGACATCCTGGCGATCGACCGCATCAAGGAAATCCACGCCCGCATCCCGAACACCCACCTGGTGATGCACGGCTCGTCGTCGGTGCCGCAAGAGCTGCTGGCCATCATCCGCGAATTCGGCGGCGACATGAAGGAAACCTATGGCGTGCCGGTCGAAGAGATCCAGGAGGGCATCAAGCACGGCGTCCGCAAGATCAATATCGACACCGACATCCGCCTGGCGATGACGGCCGCGATCCGCAAATACATGTTCCAGAACCCGTCGAAGTTCGACCCGCGCGACTACCTGAAGCCGGCGCGCGAAGCGGCGATGGAAGTGTGCAAGGCGCGGTTCCTGTCGTTCGGTTGCGAAGGCCAGGCCAGCAAGATCAAGCCGATTCCGCTGGAGAAGATGGCGGAGCGTTACAAGGCTGGCGAGCTGGCGCAGATCGTCCAGTAA
- a CDS encoding phosphoribosylaminoimidazolesuccinocarboxamide synthase, with protein MNSLYQSSIQSLPLLGHGKVRDNYAVGDDKILIVTTDRLSAFDVVMNEPIPGKGMVLNQMSDFWFEKLGHIVPNHLTGVAPESVVAENEVEQVRGRAVVAKRLKPIMVEAVVRGYIIGSGWKDYQQSGAICGIQLPAGLRQAEKLPEPLFTPAAKADLGEHDENISFAEMENRIGAELAAKMRDISIKLYTAAAEYAATKGIIIADTKFEFGLDDNGVMHLMDEVLTADSSRFWPADSYAPGMSPPSFDKQFVRDYLETLTDWGKTAPAPALPAEVIEKTQAKYFEAIERLTGEKLKA; from the coding sequence ATGAACAGCCTCTACCAATCCTCCATCCAGTCCCTGCCACTGCTCGGTCACGGCAAGGTGCGCGATAACTACGCCGTCGGCGACGACAAGATCCTGATCGTCACCACCGACCGCCTGTCGGCCTTCGACGTGGTCATGAACGAGCCGATCCCGGGCAAGGGCATGGTGCTGAACCAGATGAGCGATTTCTGGTTCGAGAAGCTCGGCCACATCGTGCCGAACCACCTGACCGGCGTGGCGCCGGAAAGCGTGGTCGCCGAGAACGAGGTGGAGCAGGTCCGTGGCCGCGCCGTCGTGGCCAAGCGCCTGAAACCGATCATGGTCGAAGCCGTCGTGCGCGGCTACATCATCGGCTCGGGCTGGAAGGACTATCAGCAAAGCGGCGCCATCTGCGGCATCCAGCTGCCAGCCGGCCTGCGCCAGGCCGAGAAGCTGCCGGAACCGCTGTTCACCCCGGCCGCCAAGGCCGACCTGGGCGAGCACGACGAGAACATCTCGTTCGCCGAGATGGAAAACCGTATCGGCGCCGAACTGGCCGCCAAGATGCGCGATATCAGCATCAAGCTGTACACCGCCGCCGCCGAATACGCTGCCACCAAAGGCATCATCATCGCCGACACCAAGTTCGAATTCGGCCTCGACGACAACGGCGTGATGCACCTGATGGACGAAGTCCTGACCGCCGACTCGTCGCGCTTCTGGCCGGCCGATTCGTACGCGCCGGGCATGTCGCCGCCGTCGTTCGACAAGCAGTTCGTGCGCGACTACCTGGAAACCCTGACCGACTGGGGCAAGACTGCACCGGCCCCAGCGCTGCCGGCCGAGGTGATCGAAAAAACCCAGGCCAAGTATTTCGAAGCCATCGAACGCCTGACCGGCGAAAAGCTGAAGGCCTGA
- the purE gene encoding 5-(carboxyamino)imidazole ribonucleotide mutase has product MTEQSKPLVGVIMGSSSDWDVMKNAVDILKQFGVPFEAQVISAHRMPDEMFTYAEQARSRGLRAIIAGAGGAAHLPGMVAAKTIVPVLGVPVPSKYLRGEDSLLSIVQMPKGVPVSTFAIGEAGAANAALTAVAIIAANDDALADKLEQFRRDQTAAAQAMTLPV; this is encoded by the coding sequence ATGACCGAGCAAAGCAAGCCACTGGTCGGCGTCATCATGGGTTCGTCGTCGGACTGGGACGTGATGAAGAATGCGGTCGACATCCTGAAGCAATTCGGCGTGCCGTTCGAAGCGCAAGTGATCTCGGCCCACCGCATGCCGGACGAGATGTTCACCTACGCCGAACAGGCCCGTAGCCGCGGCCTGCGCGCCATCATCGCCGGCGCCGGCGGCGCCGCCCACCTGCCGGGCATGGTGGCCGCCAAGACCATCGTGCCGGTGCTGGGCGTGCCGGTGCCGTCGAAATACCTGCGCGGCGAGGATTCGCTGCTGTCGATCGTGCAGATGCCGAAGGGCGTGCCGGTGTCGACCTTCGCCATCGGCGAGGCCGGCGCCGCCAACGCGGCCCTGACCGCGGTCGCGATCATCGCCGCCAACGACGACGCATTGGCCGACAAGCTGGAGCAGTTCCGCCGCGACCAGACCGCCGCCGCCCAGGCCATGACTCTTCCCGTATAA